The Saccharomycodes ludwigii strain NBRC 1722 chromosome II, whole genome shotgun sequence genome window below encodes:
- the HOG1 gene encoding mitogen-activated protein kinase HOG1 (similar to Saccharomyces cerevisiae YLR113W | HOG1 | High Osmolarity Glycerol response), protein MATKEEFVRTQIFGTVFEITSRYTNLNPVGMGAFGLVCSALDTYTNQQVAIKKIMKPFSTAVLSKRTYRELKLMKHLRHENLICLEDIFLSPLEDIYFVTELQGTDLQRLLQTRPLEKQFVQYFLYQILRGLKYVHSAGVIHRDLKPSNILINENCDLKICDFGLARVQDPQMTGYVSTRYYRAPEIMLTWQKYDIEVDIWSAGCIFAEMIEGKPLFPGKDHVHQFSIITELLGSPPTDVINTICSENTLKFVTSLPHRDPIPFTERFKNMENEAVDLLAKMLVFDPKRRITATKALSHPYLSPYHDPTDEPVAEHKFDWHFNDADLPVDTWRVMMYSEILDFHQMATGNSNIILSDGADRNNITANDQNNGASINSFQNQMIVDPNAAFDDQVAVATAAAQAAQAAAALNNNSHGSTAITPSIPIKTTTTAAAPTSSPINPPIAVNNNSNNNGLPTVKNNDNTFPGNPPVDNKTLNSYSKQANNFTNEFQ, encoded by the coding sequence ATGGCTACTAAAGAAGAATTCGTTAGAACCCAGATTTTCGGAACAGTCTTTGAAATAACTAGTAGATATACCAATCTAAACCCTGTTGGTATGGGTGCATTTGGCCTAGTATGCAGCGCTCTAGATACATACACAAACCAACAGGttgctattaaaaaaatcatgaAACCCTTTTCTACAGCTGTATTATCCAAAAGAACATATAGAGAactaaaattaatgaaacaTTTAAGGCATGAAAACTTAATATGTTTagaagatatttttttaagtcCCTTGGaagatatttattttgttactGAACTACAAGGCACTGATCTACAAAGATTATTGCAAACCAGACCTTTGGAAAAGCAGTTTgtacaatattttttataccAAATATTAAGAGGGTTAAAGTACGTTCATTCAGCAGGTGTTATTCACAGAGATTTAAAACCCAGTAATATTctaattaatgaaaattgtgatttgaaaatatgTGACTTTGGTTTGGCAAGAGTTCAAGATCCTCAAATGACTGGATATGTAAGCACTAGATATTATAGAGCCCCTGAAATCATGTTGACCTGGCAAAAATATGACATCGAAGTGGATATTTGGAGTGCGGGCTGTATATTCGCTGAAATGATCGAAGGGAAACCCCTATTCCCCGGCAAAGACCATGTACATCAATTTAGCATTATAACAGAGCTATTGGGCTCTCCACCTACAGACGTCATCAATACAATTTGCTCCGAAAAtactttaaaatttgtCACTTCATTGCCTCACAGAGATCCAATTCCGTTTACTGAAaggtttaaaaatatggaGAACGAAGCTGTTGATTTATTGGCCAAAATGCTAGTTTTTGACCctaaaagaagaattacCGCCACTAAAGCTTTATCGCATCCTTATTTATCTCCATACCATGATCCGACTGATGAACCTGTTGCAGAACATAAATTTGATTGGCATTTTAATGATGCAGACTTGCCCGTTGATACTTGGCGTGTTATGATGTACTCGGAAATTTTGGATTTCCACCAAATGGCCACCGGCAATTCCAACATAATACTCTCTGATGGTGCTGACAGGAACAATATAACGGCAAACGATCAAAATAATGGTGCTAGTATTAACAGTTTTCAGAATCAAATGATTGTTGATCCTAATGCTGCATTTGACGATCAAGTCGCTGTCGCCACCGCTGCTGCTCAAGCTGCTCAAGCTGCAGCTGCgctgaataataatagtcaTGGTAGCACAGCTATTACTCCTTCCATTCCTATTAAAACGACTACTACTGCTGCTGCACCAACTTCATCTCCCATAAACCCACCCATCGccgttaataataacagtaacaataatggtcTTCCAACGGTTAAAAACAATGACAACACTTTTCCAGGAAATCCTCCTGTAGATAATAAGACTTTAAACTCTTATTCTAAACAAGCCAATAATTTTACAAATGagtttcaataa
- the FIN1 gene encoding Fin1p (similar to Saccharomyces cerevisiae YDR130C | FIN1 | Filaments In between Nuclei), translated as MNTNNNNNNNNNTIRHTSSSSITNNKFPLRDIGNTINNLTNSTTENNNNSSNVFKRLSPVFNKPAIRISPDKNKRIAIKRTNTSSIYESVALTTTPLLTPKKKRLVSPTKYNNLISRGNGIKSRIYSVGNSTTNKIDKPKNVHKPVSKEILNYEFPTSPLKLSPTRTIGGDGSLNRIRSRFSQLKKNSPEKKDIMETEYDKLDTTPFHSKRNLLTKLLEEEVQNTPIKSALKPEVFAKDEKSDHKMDDPISVTKKKVTFNLPDTSMSSNDPSLIEQEQEIHHNSLLDTGDKKDEILSILLQVLKRQDAIEHKLDIIINKQK; from the coding sequence AtgaataccaataataataataataataataataataccattaGACACACAAGCTCTTCTTCaattactaataataaattccCACTTAGGGATATAGGTAATACTATCAATAATTTAACAAACAGTACAactgaaaataacaataatagttcTAATGTGTTTAAAAGACTGTCACCCGTATTTAATAAACCAGCTATAAGGATATCGcctgataaaaataaaagaattgctattaaaagaacaaaCACCTCTTCAATATATGAATCGGTAGCCCTAACTACCACACCGCTGCTCACAccgaaaaagaaaagattgGTATCTCCTACCAAATACAACAATTTAATATCACGCGGAAACGGTATAAAATCAAGGATATATTCTGTTGGTAATAGCACCACcaataaaatagataaacCCAAAAATGTGCATAAACCTGtatcaaaagaaatattaaactATGAATTTCCAACATCCCCTTTGAAATTAAGTCCTACGCGTACCATAGGTGGTGATGGAAGTTTAAACAGAATACGTTCAAGATTTAgtcaattgaaaaagaattccccagaaaaaaaagatataatgGAAACTGAATACGATAAGCTAGATACCACCCCCTTCCACAGCAAAAGAAACTTGCTAACAAAACTTCTTGAAGAGGAAGTGCAAAATACACCAATAAAAAGCGCTTTGAAACCTGAAGTTTTTGCAAAAGATGAAAAGTCTGATCATAAAATGGATGATCCAATTAGtgtcacaaaaaaaaaagttacttTTAATTTACCAGACACTTCCATGTCAAGTAATGACCCATCCCTAATAGAACAAGAGCAGGAAATACATCATAATAGTTTATTGGATACAGGCgataaaaaagatgaaattctttctattttattacagGTTTTAAAACGTCAAGATGCAATTGAGCACAAGTTggatataataattaataaacaaaaataa
- a CDS encoding uncharacterized protein (similar to Saccharomyces cerevisiae YDR132C | protein of unknown function (paralog of YLR108C | protein of unknown function)) yields the protein MSDSNAINVKNTSKPLESTASKFSPEIPPILPHEKMYLIQIGNKLFRFSGASLSSDAPSYFTNYFLSKMKKPTNKDELFDTITVKIEDGKYQDIDDNMESKNKVVLFIDRDPKVFELIYNHLQGYFIDIKDEVEFTKLLTDAIYYNLPRLCDLLKTSDYYYTNIGGESFKISKTLFKKGNSPNYFDLTTGMLYLDLQKFFAEHTSNLIRPPPQSPPFVSRSPSLFKDLLFLLNGGKITMDTNRRKSLLRECRYYRFLKLEQDLIDCQINFNPFLQKNEILINLLDVKSTGVDIEKKVHYKNNDSGDAFNSNNMCRKKIKLAANSAAPAPNVDSSNNWLMTTYKRPYVDQNSLGLIFQTNLIDKDAIVAASATHYSAVGANDENKTVVHTSPLGSNAGTLFFDKVHNKVYVNFPTFILNKLVQVFQKVLSISNINIFEKYLVPSGTGSNVVLLPCCIALSDIYINDIRVNNIRSLLEDENFTKSFKEHCYNNELCGYSLFLRTCIWKMCIKNGELMMVGVKLDTFSSIREYHKSLSFL from the coding sequence ATGAGCGACTCCAATGCTATTAACGTCAAAAACACCAGCAAGCCCTTAGAATCAACTGCATCCAAATTTAGTCCGGAGATACCACCTATTTTACCTCATGAAAAGATGTATTTAATCCAGATTGGCAATAAACTATTTAGGTTTAGTGGTGCCTCTTTGTCTTCTGATGCCCCAAGCTATTTCaccaattattttttatccaaaatgaaaaagcCCACTAATAAAGATGAGCTGTTCGATACCATTACTGTTAAAATAGAGGATGGGAAGTATCAGGATATAGATGATAATATGGaaagcaaaaataaagttgttttatttattgacaGAGATCCTAAAGTTTTCGAGTTGATTTATAATCACTTGCAAggttattttattgatatcaAAGATGAAGTAGAGTTTACCAAATTGCTTACTGATgcaatttattataatttaccCCGTCTATGCGACTTGTTGAAAACCTCAGATTACTACTACACCAACATTGGTGGAGAATCATTCAAGATTTCTAAAACgctttttaaaaagggtAACAGTCCAAATTACTTTGATCTTACCACTGGAATGCTCTATCTggatttacaaaaattttttgcCGAACACACTTCAAACCTAATCAGGCCTCCGCCGCAATCACCTCCCTTTGTGAGCAGAAGTCCCTCTTTATTTAAAgacttattatttttgttgaacGGTGGGAAAATTACGATGGATACAAACAGAAGAAAATCATTGCTGAGAGAATGCAGGTACTATAGgtttttgaaattagaaCAAGATTTGATAGATTGccaaattaattttaatcccttcttacaaaaaaatgaaatattgATTAATTTATTGGATGTTAAATCTACCGGCGTAgatattgaaaagaaagtgcactataaaaacaatgatTCGGGTGATGCAtttaattctaataatatgtgtagaaaaaaaataaagttggCAGCTAATTCTGCAGCACCAGCACCAAACGTTGATAGTAGCAATAATTGGTTGATGACCACTTATAAAAGACCATATGTAGACCAAAATTCATTGGgtttaatatttcaaaCAAATTTGATTGATAAAGATGCTATAGTAGCAGCCAGCGCAACACACTACAGTGCTGTTGGTGCTAATGATGAGAATAAAACGGTAGTACACACATCGCCACTTGGTTCAAATGCAGgtactttatttttcgaTAAAGTACATAATAAGGTGTATGTTAATTTCCCtacatttattttgaataaattgGTGCAAGTTTTTCAAAAGGTACTGTCTATTTCAAacatcaatatttttgaaaagtatTTAGTACCGAGTGGTACTGGTAGCAATGTGGTATTGTTACCGTGTTGTATTGCTTTAtctgatatatatatcaatgATATACGAGTAAACAACATAAGATCATTGTTGGAAGATGAAAATTTTACTAAATCGTTTAAGGAACACTGTTACAACAATGAGTTGTGTGGATATAGTCTATTTTTGAGAACCTGTATCTGGAAAATgtgtattaaaaatggagAATTAATGATGGTTGGTGTGAAATTGGACACCTTTAGTAGTATTAGGGAATATCATAAATcactttcatttttgtag
- the CCW12 gene encoding Ccw12p (similar to Saccharomyces cerevisiae YLR110C | CCW12 | Covalently linked Cell Wall protein (paralog of YDR134C | CCW22)), with protein sequence MQFSTIVSVVAAASVASALTNSTTSTVEEDVTTLVTITSCSHNACSETVSPALVSTATTTIEGTVTEYTTYCPISTTEEAVSVNTTVSSQTSTAAPSVSTAENAAAKALPAAGALLAGAAALLL encoded by the coding sequence atgcAATTCTCTACTATTGTTTCCGTTGTCGCCGCTGCTTCCGTTGCTTCTGCTTTGACCAACTCTACCACTTCTACCGTTGAAGAAGATGTTACTACTTTAGTCACCATCACCTCCTGTTCTCACAACGCTTGTTCTGAAACTGTTTCCCCAGCTTTAGTTTCTACTGCTACCACCACCATTGAAGGTACTGTTACTGAATACACTACCTACTGTCCAATTTCCACCACTGAAGAAGCTGTTTCCGTCAACACCACTGTTTCTTCTCAAACTTCCACTGCTGCTCCATCCGTTTCTACTGCTGAAAACGCTGCCGCCAAAGCTTTGCCAGCTGCTGGTGCTTTGTTGGCTGGTGCCGCTgctttattgttataa
- a CDS encoding uncharacterized protein (similar to Saccharomyces cerevisiae YDR131C | F-box protein subunit of SCF ubiquitin ligase complex): MRTCPDEKTTRYIDHFQLPTEITKKIIMFLSQNDLTILVRINKQFYKVFIPYLYKNIYLNKVPYSYRDSEPYLGFRNWSTLQVPQKIKENENGYEETDSKNKVDTQSFRELLRTVKENPTLVPLIEKIHCTWHLNHELLSEFIVIILSNKNNNLTHLENLASFEIFQYIWLKFGNSYNLSKMQHFEMPYYILCPEKGVSNVPQSYIDKLDNLMKPILKVQPNFWQNLTSLNISVNPLFYSRPFMVKLNIKKLVLNIRPEKYACSWTNNDVHYRHVFDMEALEHLELLSWFYEDSYRIKHIYEDFKLYEFLDYPNIKHFELLSMPANEKFLQRMVNTWTKLEAMTLSFAFSTCYSYTFLQNAAFHSKLKILKIEIDQNINLLSCDLVPENADYLVKMRYYPSSCRCTTCNSIYTNIICLKYMYYKDKVNPTSNILLIYHNNSTNGETPDPADKAFVLYDEYINRDFAAHILNEYCIYPHVEISQDLPDLSYRVCDLKTMAVRISERLGLPPGLKLLPDDIVKLSHYMIHAFKKNFNEILRYFPNLDFLVFNGIPLEIREEASQKHCFPLYFSEGYKSNQLYETASIGQDLFS, translated from the coding sequence atgagAACATGCCCTGATGAAAAAACAACTCGTTACATAGATCATTTCCAATTACCAACGGaaattaccaaaaaaattataatgtttttaagCCAAAACGATCTCACTATTTTGGTTAGAATAAATAAGCAATTttataaagtttttattccatatctatataaaaatatttatttgaacAAAGTGCCATATTCATACAGGGATAGCGAACCTTATCTGGGATTTAGAAACTGGTCCACTTTGCAAGTCCCacaaaaaatcaaagaGAATGAAAACGGATATGAAGAAACGgatagtaaaaataaagttgatACACAAAGTTTTAGAGAGTTATTGAGAACTGTAAAGGAAAATCCAACGTTGGTCCCgcttattgaaaaaatacattGTACGTGGCATCTAAACCATGAACTATTATCAGAATTCATCGTTATTATATTgtcaaacaaaaataataatttaacccatttggaaaatttggCTAGCTTTGAAATTTTCCAGTATATTTGGttaaaatttggaaattCCTATAATCTGAGTAAAATGCAACATTTTGAAATGCCATATTATATTCTGTGTCCAGAAAAAGGCGTATCCAACGTTCCACAGAGTTATATAGACAAGTTGGACAATCTAATGAAACCTATTTTAAAGGTACAACCTAATTTTTGGCAAAATTTAACTAGTTTGAATATCTCTGTAAACCCTTTGTTTTATTCCAGGCCATTTATGGTCAAactaaatattaaaaaattggttcTAAATATCAGACCAGAAAAATATGCTTGTTCGTGGACGAATAATGATGTCCATTATAGACACGTGTTTGATATGGAAGCATTAGAGCATTTAGAACTTTTATCATGGTTTTATGAAGACTCTTATAGGATAAAACACATATATGAGGATTTCAAACTTTATGAGTTTTTAGATTATCCCAACATCAAACATTTTGAATTGTTGTCAATGCCAGCTaatgaaaagtttttacAAAGAATGGTAAATACCTGGACCAAGTTGGAGGCTATGACTTTATCTTTTGCGTTTAGTACCTGTTACTCTTATACTTTTTTGCAAAATGCTGCTTTCCATTCTAAgttgaaaattttgaaaattgaaattgatcaaaatattaatcTTTTGAGTTGTGATCTTGTTCCCGAAAATGCCGATTACCTTGTGAAAATGAGGTATTATCCTTCAAGCTGCAGATGTACCACCTGTAACTCGATTTATACCAATATCATCTGCTTGAAGTACATGTATTACAAAGATAAAGTCAATCCAACATCAAACATACTGTTAATTTATCACAACAACTCTACAAATGGGGAAACACCTGACCCTGCCGATAAAGCATTCGTCTTGTATGATGAATACATTAATAGAGATTTTGCTGCGCACATATTAAATGAATATTGTATCTATCCTCATGTTGAAATTTCACAAGATTTACCTGATCTTTCGTATCGTGTATGCGATCTTAAAACAATGGCAGTTCGGATTAGTGAGCGTTTAGGACTACCCCCTGGTTTGAAGTTACTTCCTGATGATATCGTTAAGTTATCGCATTATATGATTCATgctttcaaaaaaaactttaatgaAATTCTAAGATATTTTCCtaatttagattttttagtttttaatgGGATTCCACTAGAAATTAGAGAAGAAGCAAGTCAAAAACATTGTTTCCCATTATACTTTTCAGAAGGATACAAAAGTAACCAATTATATGAAACGGCTAGTATAGGTCAAGATTTGTTTTCATAG
- the REX3 gene encoding RNA exonuclease (similar to Saccharomyces cerevisiae YLR107W | REX3 | Rna EXonuclease) produces MDIKLRPIDLKNNICPFQDRYKYLQKIFTSLKKYYPRENIHSKLSEKCKSMEVNIAKKARTKQSYNFQISVLLRDIIKYKGDFKKILSSSSVPTSANSAVNKKTILQQLETMLLSEDILKQNNYIMEVPNFSLESQADENKVYVSCRRCDTKFKRDQIMKPTKCLYHSLRKVRNKDKKTISFPCCGGDENSVGCTESKFHVFQGITVEEMSFISEFKTTDDIDGDENVLALDCEMGYTSKGYEMIRLTIVEFFTKKIVYDKIVQTVGEVIDLNSKFSGVHQIDCTTAPTFELARKEFLNKKLINKNSILIGHGLENDVNVMRIVHRRIIDTAILYSSNNKFKISLKELAFQHLSRRIQTGEHDSSEDAIATMDIIKKKINMPYGKEE; encoded by the coding sequence ATGGATATTAAGTTAAGGCCtatagatttaaaaaacaatatttgtCCATTCCAAGAcagatataaatatttacaaaaaatattcacatcattaaagaaatattatccTCGCGAAAATATTCATTCCAAACTATCTGAAAAATGTAAATCCATGGAGGTCAATATTGCCAAAAAAGCTAGAACAAAACAAAgttataattttcaaataagtGTGTTACTTCGTGATATTATTAAGTACAAAGGtgatttcaaaaaaatactatcCAGTTCCTCGGTACCAACATCAGCTAATTCTGctgttaataaaaaaactattttgCAACAGTTAGAAACAATGCTACTCAGTGAAGATATTCTCAAGCAAAACAATTATATAATGGAGGTTCCTAATTTCTCCTTAGAAAGTCAAGCTGATGAAAATAAGGTTTATGTTTCATGTCGACGTTGTGatacaaaatttaaaagggACCAAATCATGAAACCAACAAAGTGTCTATACCATTCCTTAAGAAAAGTTAGGAACAAAGACAAGAAAACAATAAGTTTCCCATGCTGTGGGGGTGATGAAAATAGTGTTGGATGCACAGAAAGCAAATTCCATGTTTTCCAAGGCATCACGGTTGAGGAAATGAGTTTTATCTCAGAGTTTAAAACTACGGATGATATAGACGGCGATGAAAACGTTTTAGCATTAGACTGTGAGATGGGATACACCTCTAAAGGCTATGAAATGATAAGGCTAACCATCGTTGAGTTTttcaccaaaaaaattgtttatgACAAAATTGTACAAACCGTGGGGGAAGTTATAGATCTAAACTCTAAATTTAGTGGAGTTCATCAAATTGATTGTACAACGGCTCCTACATTTGAATTGGCACGAAaggaatttttaaataaaaaattaatcaacaaaaatagtATATTAATTGGGCATGGTCTAGAAAATGATGTAAATGTGATGAGGATAGTCCATCGTAGGATTATTGACACTGCTATTTTGTATTCCAGTAACAATAAGTTTAAAATTagtttaaaagaattagcATTTCAGCACCTAAGTAGGAGAATTCAAACCGGTGAACACGATAGCAGCGAGGATGCTATTGCAACAATGGAtattataaagaaaaaaataaacatgcCGTATGGAAAAGAAGAgtaa